The proteins below are encoded in one region of Chlamydia sp.:
- the gyrA gene encoding DNA topoisomerase (ATP-hydrolyzing) subunit A, with amino-acid sequence MLDKEEIIVPKNLEEEMKESYLRYSMSVIISRALPDARDGLKPSQRRILYAMKQLNLTPGAKHRKCAKICGDTSGDYHPHGESVIYPTLVRMAQDWAMRYPLVDGQGNFGSIDGDPAAAMRYTEARLTHSAIFLLEDLDKDTVDMVPNYDETKYEPVVFPSKFPNLLCNGSSGIAVGMATNIPPHNLGELIEATLLVLANSQTSIEEILEVMPGPDFPTGGIICGTEGIRSTYYTGRGKLRVRARMHVEENSDKQRENIILTEMPYNVNKSRLIEQIAELINEKTLTGISDVRDESDKDGIRVVLELKKGESSEVVINRLYKFTDVQVTFGANMLALDKNLPRTMNIHRMISAWIRHRMDVIRRRTRYELNKAEARAHILEGFLKALSCMDEIVKTIRESSNKEHAKQLLVELFGFSEAQALAILELRLYQLTGLEADKVQKEYSELLEKITYYRQVLAEEELVKNIIREELQELHKVHKTPRRTTIEMDAGDIRDIEDIISDESVIITISGDDYVKRMPVKVFREQKRGGQGVTGFDMKKGSDFLKAVYSASTKDYLLIFTNFGQCYWLKVWQLPEGERRAKGKPIINFLEGIRPGEQVAAVLNVKRFEQGEYLFLATKKGVVKKVSLEAFGSPRKKGIKALEIDDGDELIAARHIVNSEEKVMLFTRLGMAVRFPHDKVRPMGRAARGVRGVTLKNEQDFVVSCQVVTDDQSVLVVCDNGFGKRSLVCDFRETNRGSVGVRSILINQRNGNVLGAISVVDHDSILLMSAQGQAIRINMQDVRVMGRSTQGVRLVNLRESDTLVAMEKISLNTESGADENVMSIQSELADKVKE; translated from the coding sequence ATGTTAGATAAAGAAGAAATCATCGTCCCTAAAAATCTTGAAGAAGAAATGAAGGAAAGCTACCTTCGTTATTCCATGTCTGTGATTATTTCTAGGGCTTTGCCTGATGCTAGGGATGGGTTGAAACCGTCTCAACGGCGTATTTTATATGCTATGAAGCAGTTAAACCTTACTCCAGGGGCAAAGCATAGAAAATGTGCGAAAATCTGTGGGGATACTTCTGGGGATTACCATCCACATGGGGAAAGTGTTATCTATCCTACTTTGGTACGAATGGCTCAAGATTGGGCGATGCGCTACCCTCTTGTCGATGGGCAAGGAAATTTTGGCTCCATAGACGGAGATCCTGCTGCCGCTATGCGATATACGGAAGCTCGTTTGACTCATAGTGCAATCTTCTTACTAGAAGATTTGGATAAAGATACCGTAGACATGGTTCCAAATTACGATGAAACCAAATATGAGCCTGTAGTCTTTCCTTCAAAATTTCCTAATTTACTTTGTAATGGATCCTCTGGAATAGCTGTGGGAATGGCGACAAATATTCCTCCACACAATTTGGGAGAACTCATTGAAGCTACCCTGTTGGTTTTAGCGAACAGTCAAACTTCCATAGAGGAAATTTTAGAAGTTATGCCTGGTCCAGATTTCCCAACAGGGGGGATTATTTGCGGTACTGAAGGGATTCGCTCTACTTATTATACTGGTAGGGGAAAATTACGTGTACGCGCTCGCATGCATGTAGAAGAAAACTCGGATAAGCAGAGAGAGAATATTATTCTCACGGAGATGCCTTATAACGTTAATAAATCGCGATTGATTGAACAGATAGCAGAATTGATCAATGAGAAAACTTTAACAGGAATATCTGATGTCCGTGATGAGTCTGATAAAGATGGTATTCGTGTTGTATTAGAGTTGAAAAAAGGAGAATCTTCTGAAGTTGTCATTAACCGTCTGTATAAATTTACGGACGTGCAGGTAACGTTTGGAGCTAACATGTTAGCTCTGGATAAGAATCTTCCTCGAACGATGAACATTCATAGGATGATTTCTGCTTGGATCCGTCACCGTATGGATGTTATTCGACGCAGAACTCGTTATGAGCTAAATAAGGCAGAAGCGCGGGCTCATATACTGGAAGGCTTTTTAAAAGCTCTTTCTTGTATGGATGAAATTGTAAAAACAATTCGAGAAAGTTCAAATAAAGAACACGCGAAGCAGCTGTTGGTTGAACTATTTGGTTTTTCAGAAGCACAAGCATTAGCAATCCTCGAACTTCGATTATACCAGCTCACAGGACTGGAAGCTGATAAGGTACAGAAAGAGTATAGTGAGCTTTTAGAGAAAATTACTTATTATCGCCAAGTTTTAGCTGAAGAAGAGTTGGTCAAAAATATTATCCGGGAAGAATTGCAAGAACTGCACAAAGTGCATAAGACACCTCGCCGTACTACTATTGAGATGGATGCCGGAGATATTCGGGACATAGAGGATATTATTTCCGATGAATCAGTAATTATTACCATTTCTGGAGATGACTATGTAAAACGTATGCCAGTGAAAGTCTTCCGTGAACAAAAGAGAGGGGGACAAGGAGTAACTGGGTTCGATATGAAAAAGGGCTCAGATTTTTTAAAAGCTGTTTATTCTGCATCAACGAAAGATTATTTGCTAATTTTCACTAATTTTGGTCAATGCTACTGGCTAAAAGTCTGGCAACTTCCAGAAGGAGAACGAAGAGCGAAAGGAAAACCCATCATCAATTTTCTAGAAGGAATTCGTCCTGGTGAGCAGGTTGCTGCAGTTCTTAATGTTAAACGTTTCGAACAAGGTGAATATCTCTTTTTAGCTACGAAAAAAGGCGTTGTTAAAAAAGTCTCCTTGGAAGCTTTTGGAAGTCCACGTAAGAAAGGGATAAAAGCTTTAGAAATAGATGATGGAGATGAACTTATCGCTGCTCGCCATATAGTGAATAGTGAAGAAAAAGTTATGTTATTTACGCGTCTCGGTATGGCTGTAAGATTCCCTCATGATAAGGTACGCCCGATGGGGCGTGCTGCGCGAGGCGTGCGTGGGGTTACTTTAAAAAATGAGCAAGATTTCGTAGTCAGTTGTCAAGTTGTGACAGATGATCAAAGTGTTTTGGTTGTTTGTGATAATGGGTTTGGAAAACGTTCTTTGGTTTGTGATTTTAGAGAGACAAATCGAGGAAGTGTTGGTGTTCGTTCCATTTTGATTAATCAAAGAAACGGAAATGTATTGGGAGCTATCTCAGTAGTAGATCATGATAGTATTTTACTTATGTCTGCTCAGGGGCAAGCAATTCGAATCAATATGCAAGATGTGCGGGTGATGGGAAGATCTACACAAGGTGTTCGCCTTGTGAATCTTCGAGAAAGCGATACTCTTGTTGCCATGGAGAAGATATCTCTAAATACAGAATCTGGGGCTGATGAAAATGTTATGAGCATACAGTCTGAATTAGCAGATAAGGTAAAGGAATAA
- the gyrB gene encoding DNA topoisomerase (ATP-hydrolyzing) subunit B: MDAQEKKYDASAITVLEGLQAVRERPGMYIGDTGVTGLHHLVYEVVDNSIDEAMAGFCTEIIVRILEDGGISISDNGRGIPIQIHEKESSKQGREISALEVVLTVLHAGGKFDKDSYKVSGGLHGVGVSCVNALSEKFIAKVFKDGQAYSMEFSRGTPLTALQKLGSTDKKGTEILFYPDPAIFSTCVFDRAILIKRLRELAFLNRGITIIFEDDRDSGFDKVVFFYEGGIQSFVSYLNQNKESLFPTPIYIQGSKPGDDGDIEFEAALQWNSGYSELIYSYANNIPTRQGGTHLTGFSTALTRAVNSYIKAHNLAKSDKLSLTGEDIKEGLVAIVSVKVPNPQFEGQTKQKLGNSDVGSVAQQISGEVLTTFFEENPQIAKTIVDKVFVAAQAREAAKRARELTLRKSALDSARLPGKLIDCLEKDPEKCEMYIVEGDSAGGSAKQGRDRRFQAILPIRGKILNVEKARLQKIFQNQEIGSIIAALGCGIGTDNFNLSKLRYKRIIIMTDADVDGSHIRTLLLTFFYRHMTALIENECVYIAQPPLYRVSKKKDFRYILSEKEMDGYLLNLGTKESRVIFDDTARESEGVALETFVNLILEIENFIVALEKKAIPFSEFIDMFRDGIFPLYYYSPENGKQEGRYLYSHEEKDEIVAANEEASARIIELYKSSVLEELQHNLSDYGYDIRHYLYPKGASITVSTEDPKIPPYICYTLKEVIDYLKGLGRKGIEIQRYKGLGEMNADQLWDTTMNPEQRTLVRVSLKDAVEADHIFTMLMGEEVPPRREFIESHALSIRMNNLDI, encoded by the coding sequence ATGGACGCACAAGAAAAAAAATACGACGCATCAGCCATCACTGTTTTAGAAGGGTTACAGGCCGTTCGTGAGCGTCCTGGTATGTACATTGGAGATACAGGCGTTACAGGGTTACATCATTTAGTATATGAAGTGGTTGATAATAGTATTGATGAGGCTATGGCTGGTTTCTGTACTGAAATTATTGTGCGTATACTAGAGGATGGAGGGATTTCTATTTCTGATAATGGTCGAGGAATTCCTATACAGATTCATGAGAAAGAATCCAGTAAACAAGGACGGGAAATTTCTGCTCTAGAAGTTGTTCTTACCGTATTACATGCAGGAGGAAAGTTTGACAAAGATAGTTACAAGGTTTCTGGAGGATTACACGGGGTAGGGGTTTCTTGCGTTAACGCCTTATCAGAAAAATTTATTGCTAAAGTCTTTAAGGATGGACAGGCATATAGTATGGAGTTTTCAAGGGGAACTCCGTTAACAGCTTTACAAAAGTTAGGCTCTACAGATAAAAAAGGAACAGAAATTCTTTTTTATCCGGACCCAGCTATCTTTTCTACATGTGTTTTTGATCGTGCAATTTTGATAAAACGGTTGCGGGAATTAGCTTTTCTAAACCGTGGAATAACGATTATTTTTGAAGATGATCGTGATTCCGGGTTCGACAAGGTTGTATTTTTTTACGAAGGAGGGATTCAATCTTTTGTTAGCTATTTGAATCAAAATAAAGAAAGCCTTTTCCCTACTCCTATTTATATTCAAGGATCAAAACCAGGAGATGATGGGGACATAGAATTTGAAGCTGCTTTACAGTGGAATTCTGGTTATTCCGAGCTCATCTATTCTTACGCTAACAATATCCCTACACGACAGGGAGGAACCCATTTAACAGGATTTTCTACAGCGCTAACAAGGGCGGTTAACTCTTATATTAAAGCACATAATTTGGCTAAAAGCGATAAGTTGTCATTAACTGGGGAAGATATAAAAGAGGGTTTGGTAGCCATTGTTTCGGTTAAAGTCCCAAATCCTCAATTTGAAGGACAAACTAAGCAAAAATTAGGCAATAGCGATGTGGGATCTGTTGCTCAGCAAATTAGTGGAGAAGTTTTAACCACATTTTTTGAAGAAAATCCACAAATAGCAAAAACCATTGTAGACAAAGTTTTTGTTGCAGCACAGGCGAGGGAGGCGGCTAAAAGAGCCAGAGAGTTAACTCTTCGTAAAAGTGCTCTGGATAGCGCGCGTTTGCCAGGGAAATTAATAGATTGTTTAGAAAAAGATCCTGAAAAGTGTGAAATGTATATTGTGGAGGGAGACTCTGCAGGAGGATCTGCTAAACAGGGACGGGATCGACGATTTCAAGCAATTCTTCCCATTCGAGGTAAAATCTTGAATGTGGAAAAAGCTCGTTTGCAGAAAATTTTTCAGAACCAAGAGATTGGAAGTATTATAGCTGCTTTAGGATGTGGGATCGGAACAGATAATTTTAATCTCAGCAAGTTACGTTATAAACGTATTATCATTATGACAGATGCTGATGTTGATGGTTCTCATATTCGAACTTTGTTGCTAACATTCTTTTATAGACATATGACTGCTCTGATAGAGAATGAATGTGTCTACATTGCTCAACCGCCTTTATATCGCGTCAGTAAGAAAAAAGATTTTCGATATATCCTTTCGGAGAAAGAAATGGATGGTTACCTACTAAATTTAGGAACTAAAGAAAGTCGCGTGATTTTTGATGATACTGCGAGAGAATCAGAAGGTGTGGCTTTAGAAACTTTCGTCAATCTTATTTTAGAGATAGAAAATTTTATTGTTGCTTTAGAGAAAAAAGCTATCCCATTTTCCGAATTTATCGATATGTTCCGAGATGGGATTTTCCCTTTGTACTATTATTCTCCAGAAAATGGAAAACAGGAGGGGAGATACCTTTATTCTCATGAAGAAAAAGATGAGATCGTTGCTGCTAATGAAGAAGCATCTGCACGAATTATAGAATTATATAAAAGTTCTGTTCTTGAAGAGCTTCAGCATAACTTAAGTGATTATGGTTACGATATTCGTCATTACCTTTATCCAAAAGGGGCTAGCATAACTGTTTCTACAGAAGATCCAAAAATACCTCCCTATATTTGCTATACGCTGAAGGAAGTTATAGATTATCTGAAAGGTCTTGGGCGAAAAGGTATTGAAATTCAACGATACAAGGGTCTTGGAGAAATGAATGCAGATCAGCTTTGGGATACCACAATGAATCCAGAACAAAGAACTCTCGTTCGAGTCTCTTTAAAAGATGCTGTAGAAGCCGATCATATTTTTACAATGTTAATGGGAGAAGAGGTACCTCCACGACGTGAATTTATTGAAAGTCACGCGTTATCCATTCGGATGAATAACTTAGATATTTAG